A genomic window from Canis lupus dingo isolate Sandy chromosome 13, ASM325472v2, whole genome shotgun sequence includes:
- the LOC125752370 gene encoding translation initiation factor IF-2-like, whose translation MRRRRRCPRRPAPPAPRPRASGLARAAASALRARGGGGGGGAGARAPSGERGRCSRATAGKCERLVGGRAAPRGEGGGRGRSAARARTETLPAPRTREAALTSTRDRAPSHSCHLKGYAPAAGRGAPARGRGLRGAPLRAGVWDRAAPAPAPSARFGPAVLLLLFLLLRPCSSGDRSLAAEGLGGRGGAGSVGDPCAPGCARRGSRIRSLRASVHPSSSSSSSSSPSFTFARPERAVWPRREEGGRRRPPARRGQGERSGLCHQPWNRDGSTGMGAHRNPHLYVRAQHRCSLQEQRCWR comes from the exons atgcgccgccgccgccgctgcccccgCCGGCCGGCGCCTCccgctccccggccccgcgcgTCGGGGCTCGCTCGGGCCGCGGCGTCCGCGCTCAGGgctcggggcggcggcggcggcggcggcgccggcgCTCGGGCTCCATCGGGGGAGCG CGGCCGCTGCTCCCGGGCGACGGCGGGAAAGTGCGAGAGGCTCGTGGGCGGCCGCgcggctccccgcggggagggcggggggaggggccgcAGCGCAGCCCGGGCGCGGACGGAgacgctccccgctccccgcacCCGGGAGGCGGCGCTGACGTCAACTCGGGACCGGGCCCCGAGCCACAGCTGTCACTTAAAGGGATACGCGCCGGCCGCCGGGCGCGGGGCTCCCGCTAGGGGACGGGGGCTGCGGGGAGCCCCCCTGCGCGCCGGAGTGTGGGACCGCGCGGCTCCCGCACCCGCTCCCTCCGCGCGCTTCGGTCCAGCcgtcctcctcctgctcttcctcctccttcgcCCTTGCTCGTCCGGAGACCGGAGTTTGGCCGCGGAGGgattgggggggcggggcggggcggggagcgtcGGAGACCCCTGCGCGCCGGGGTGCGCACGGCGCGGCTCCCGCATCCGCTCCCTCCGCGCATCGGTCCatccgtcctcctcctcctcctcctcctcatccccctcCTTCACCTTTGCTCGACCGGAGAGAGCAGTTTGGCcccggagggaggagggggggcgtCGGAGACCCCCTGCGCGCCGGG GGCAGGGCGAGAGGAGTGGCTTGTGCCATCAGCCTTGGAACCGCGACGGTTCGACCGGGATGGGAGCTCACCGGAATCCCCACCTGTACGTGCGTGCGCAGCACAGGTGCAGTCTGCAGGAGCAGCGTTGCTGGCGGTGA